From a region of the Bradyrhizobium diazoefficiens genome:
- a CDS encoding GGDEF domain-containing protein: protein MLNVPTLWTVFVVNFLALGVIWAYVTRSYPKFAAARFWMASCFVGAIGAMTALVRLFVASPLPLLLGAAGIIAASCLAAMGIQRFYDRPVSWRLMTVTGSLSLAGIVVFMVGFDHMQLRMLSYTFGQSLPLALALRLLLSPPEGRVSPGARLSSIVILTIIAIFLARTVGNLLGHDLSAKAGGQTHAIMVLGLLFLSMTLNFGFLLMAMDRLRGEVADLALLDDLTGVANRRHLLQRLTEECARSERNGAPFSLLVIDLDGFKTINDTHGHAAGDACLQHFTLMAQTRLRPGDMLARTGGDEFCIVLPSSSLREAAAIARRVLDVCRQDAEACTGNDIPIAISIGVAQWDRGIGEFPDRLMANADHALYAAKKNGKNDFAVYDPAPPLSPEPIGPNQSRRTFA, encoded by the coding sequence ATGCTGAACGTGCCGACGCTGTGGACCGTCTTCGTCGTCAACTTCCTGGCGCTTGGCGTGATCTGGGCCTACGTGACGCGCTCCTATCCGAAATTCGCCGCTGCGCGGTTCTGGATGGCATCGTGCTTCGTCGGCGCGATCGGAGCGATGACGGCCCTGGTTCGCCTGTTCGTCGCCTCTCCCCTGCCGCTTCTGCTCGGCGCCGCCGGTATCATTGCCGCGAGCTGCCTTGCGGCCATGGGCATTCAGCGATTCTATGACAGGCCGGTCTCATGGCGCCTCATGACGGTTACGGGAAGCCTGAGCCTTGCCGGCATCGTAGTCTTCATGGTCGGCTTCGATCACATGCAGCTCCGCATGCTCAGCTACACGTTCGGTCAGTCGCTGCCGCTTGCGCTGGCGCTGCGCCTGCTGCTGTCGCCGCCGGAGGGCCGCGTCAGCCCGGGCGCGCGGCTATCCAGCATCGTCATTCTCACCATCATCGCGATCTTCCTGGCGCGAACGGTGGGCAATCTGCTTGGCCACGACCTGTCGGCGAAGGCCGGCGGCCAGACCCATGCCATCATGGTGCTGGGCCTGCTTTTCCTGTCAATGACACTCAATTTCGGCTTCCTGCTGATGGCGATGGACCGGCTGCGGGGCGAGGTTGCCGACCTCGCGTTGCTCGACGATCTCACCGGCGTCGCCAACCGGCGGCATCTGCTGCAGCGCCTGACCGAGGAATGCGCCCGCTCCGAGCGCAACGGTGCGCCGTTCTCGCTGCTGGTGATCGATCTCGACGGCTTCAAGACCATCAACGACACCCATGGCCATGCCGCCGGCGATGCCTGCCTCCAGCACTTCACCCTGATGGCGCAGACGCGGTTACGGCCCGGCGACATGCTCGCCCGCACCGGCGGCGACGAGTTCTGCATCGTGCTGCCGTCGTCGTCCTTGCGCGAGGCCGCCGCAATCGCCCGCCGCGTGCTCGACGTGTGCCGTCAGGACGCCGAGGCCTGCACCGGCAACGACATCCCGATCGCGATCTCGATCGGCGTTGCGCAATGGGATCGCGGCATCGGCGAATTCCCGGACCGCCTGATGGCCAATGCCGATCACGCTCTCTACGCCGCCAAGAAGAACGGCAAGAACGATTTTGCCGTCTATGATCCGGCGCCGCCGCTCTCGCCCGAGCCGATCGGCCCGAACCAGAGCCGGCGCACATTCGCGTAA
- a CDS encoding LysE family translocator has translation MSWSFLLTSLIVVASPGTGVLYTLAAALTRGSRASLAAAFGCTLGIVPHMCAAMLGLAAVLHTSALAFAALKWCGVAYLLYMSWQALRERGALAVEGDIRERSSGRVIATGFLINILNPKLSIFFLAFLPQFVAADEAHVLARMLELSGAFMAMTFAVFVVYGLCAASLREHVISRPRVMAWLRRSFAAGFAALGAKLAFADR, from the coding sequence ATGTCCTGGTCCTTCCTGCTCACCTCGCTGATCGTCGTCGCCTCGCCAGGCACCGGTGTGCTCTACACCCTGGCCGCGGCGCTGACGCGCGGCTCGCGCGCCAGCCTGGCGGCCGCCTTCGGCTGCACGCTCGGGATCGTGCCGCACATGTGTGCTGCCATGCTGGGGCTCGCCGCCGTGCTCCACACCAGCGCGCTCGCCTTCGCCGCGCTGAAATGGTGCGGCGTCGCTTATCTGCTCTACATGTCCTGGCAGGCGCTGCGCGAGCGAGGTGCGCTCGCGGTCGAGGGTGACATCCGCGAGCGCTCGAGCGGCCGTGTCATCGCCACCGGCTTTCTTATCAACATCCTCAATCCGAAGCTGTCGATCTTCTTTCTCGCTTTCCTGCCGCAGTTCGTCGCCGCGGACGAAGCCCATGTGCTGGCGCGCATGCTGGAATTGAGCGGCGCCTTCATGGCGATGACCTTTGCGGTGTTCGTCGTCTACGGCCTCTGCGCCGCCTCGTTGCGTGAGCACGTCATCTCGCGCCCGCGCGTCATGGCCTGGCTGCGCCGCAGCTTCGCCGCCGGTTTTGCCGCGCTCGGCGCCAAGCTGGCATTCGCCGACCGGTAA
- a CDS encoding RluA family pseudouridine synthase, whose protein sequence is MENFGSAQRLEVVVAGDEGSARLDRVLAARLPELSRSRLKALILAGAVHLKASAVRDPAYHVASGDTIIIDVPEAAPPEPKGEDIALDIVFEDDDIVVLNKPKGLVVHPAAGHETGTLVNALIAHCGSSLSGIGGVRRPGVVHRLDKDTTGLMVVAKNDLAHASLTAQFADHGRTGEMRRGYMAFAWGVPGRHRGTVDAPIDRHPHAREKMAVRQGGREAVTHWEILESFAGRDGKPVAALLACELETGRTHQIRVHLAHIGHPLMGDAVYGPHFKTKANQLGPESQAALAALGRQALHAYLLVLEHPRTGELLHWEAPLPEDLLLLQAALKAAL, encoded by the coding sequence ATGGAAAACTTTGGCTCTGCGCAACGGTTGGAGGTCGTGGTCGCCGGCGACGAGGGCTCGGCCCGGCTCGACCGCGTGCTGGCGGCGCGCCTGCCGGAGCTGTCGCGATCGAGGCTGAAAGCCCTGATCCTGGCGGGCGCAGTACACCTTAAGGCCTCCGCGGTCCGCGACCCCGCTTATCACGTCGCCAGCGGCGATACGATCATAATCGACGTGCCGGAGGCGGCCCCGCCGGAGCCCAAGGGAGAGGATATCGCCCTCGATATCGTGTTCGAGGACGACGACATCGTCGTGCTCAACAAGCCGAAGGGGCTGGTGGTGCATCCTGCCGCCGGCCACGAGACCGGCACGCTGGTGAACGCGCTGATCGCCCATTGCGGCAGCTCGCTATCCGGCATCGGCGGCGTGCGCCGGCCCGGCGTCGTGCACCGGCTCGACAAAGACACGACGGGGCTGATGGTGGTCGCCAAGAACGACCTCGCCCATGCCTCGCTGACGGCGCAATTCGCCGACCACGGCCGTACCGGCGAGATGCGGCGCGGCTACATGGCCTTTGCCTGGGGCGTGCCGGGCCGGCACCGCGGCACCGTCGATGCGCCGATCGACCGCCACCCGCATGCGCGCGAGAAGATGGCAGTGCGCCAGGGCGGCCGCGAGGCGGTGACGCATTGGGAAATCCTCGAGAGCTTTGCCGGGCGCGACGGCAAGCCCGTGGCTGCGCTGCTCGCCTGCGAGCTCGAGACCGGCCGCACCCACCAGATCCGCGTCCACCTCGCCCATATCGGGCACCCTCTCATGGGGGATGCCGTCTATGGCCCGCATTTCAAGACCAAGGCGAACCAGCTCGGCCCCGAGTCGCAAGCCGCTTTGGCCGCGCTTGGGCGGCAGGCCTTGCATGCGTATTTGCTGGTACTGGAGCACCCGAGAACGGGAGAATTACTCCACTGGGAGGCGCCTCTGCCGGAGGATTTGCTTCTCCTCCAGGCCGCCCTGAAAGCGGCGCTATGA
- a CDS encoding SDR family oxidoreductase: MTAVRGAAAITGAASGVGRALAVELAQRGCDLALADRDAAGLKTLAAEIGRDRKVSLHRVDVGAPGDIAQFAAEATTAHPALGIVVNNAGVALLGSFEEIDQAQMEWLFDINFWGVVHGTRAFLPHLKTRPEAHIVNLSSIFGIIAPPGQSAYAAAKFAVRGFSESVRHELAVAGSPVRLSVVHPGGVATAITRNSRTGVGLTDNARRAQSIERFENAAKTTPKEAALRIIKGIERNEPRILIGNDARFMDLLQRFRPGTYWAPLQRKLERMAKGTGK; the protein is encoded by the coding sequence ATGACTGCGGTTCGCGGCGCCGCTGCCATCACGGGAGCCGCCAGCGGCGTCGGCCGGGCGCTGGCGGTCGAGCTTGCGCAGCGTGGCTGCGATCTGGCGCTGGCCGATCGCGACGCGGCCGGGCTGAAGACGCTCGCAGCCGAGATCGGGCGAGACCGCAAGGTCAGCCTGCATCGGGTCGACGTCGGCGCGCCCGGCGACATCGCGCAGTTCGCAGCCGAGGCGACCACGGCGCATCCAGCGCTCGGCATCGTCGTCAACAATGCCGGCGTAGCGCTGCTGGGCTCGTTCGAGGAGATCGACCAGGCGCAGATGGAGTGGCTGTTCGACATCAATTTCTGGGGTGTGGTGCACGGCACGCGCGCCTTCCTGCCACACCTGAAGACGAGACCGGAAGCGCATATCGTCAACCTCTCCTCGATCTTCGGCATCATCGCGCCGCCCGGACAATCGGCCTATGCCGCGGCGAAATTCGCCGTGCGCGGCTTTTCCGAGAGCGTACGGCACGAGCTCGCGGTGGCGGGAAGCCCGGTCAGGCTGTCGGTCGTGCATCCCGGCGGCGTAGCCACCGCGATCACGCGCAACTCCCGCACCGGCGTCGGCCTCACCGATAATGCCCGCCGCGCCCAGTCGATCGAACGGTTCGAGAACGCGGCGAAGACCACGCCGAAGGAGGCCGCGCTGCGCATCATCAAGGGCATCGAGAGGAACGAGCCGCGCATCCTGATCGGCAACGACGCCCGCTTCATGGACCTGCTCCAGCGCTTCCGCCCGGGGACATACTGGGCGCCGCTGCAACGCAAGCTGGAGAGGATGGCGAAGGGGACGGGGAAGTAG
- the rpoH gene encoding RNA polymerase sigma factor RpoH, giving the protein MARTATLPVLNGESGLSRYLAEIRKFPMLEPQQEYMLAKRWREHDDRDAAHQLVTSHLRLVAKIAMGYRGYGLPISEVVSEGNVGLMQAVKRFEPEKGFRLATYAMWWIKASIQEYILRSWSLVKMGTTANQKKLFFNLRKAKSKINALDEGDLRPDQVKIIAKRLGVTDQDVIDMNRRLGGDASLNAPIRDDGEAGEWQDWLVDNTPNQEAMLAEHEEYDERRDALNGAMGVLNPRERRIFEARRLADEPMTLEDLAAEFGVSRERVRQIEVRAFEKVQSAVKGTIARAEQAALEAAH; this is encoded by the coding sequence ATGGCCCGTACCGCTACTTTGCCGGTCCTCAATGGAGAATCCGGCCTCTCTCGCTACCTCGCCGAGATCCGCAAGTTCCCGATGCTGGAGCCCCAGCAGGAATACATGCTCGCCAAGCGTTGGCGCGAGCATGACGATCGCGACGCGGCACACCAACTCGTCACCAGCCACCTCCGGCTCGTGGCCAAGATCGCCATGGGCTATCGCGGCTACGGCCTGCCCATCTCCGAGGTCGTCTCGGAAGGCAATGTCGGCCTGATGCAGGCGGTGAAACGCTTCGAACCCGAGAAGGGATTCCGTCTCGCCACCTACGCGATGTGGTGGATCAAAGCGTCGATTCAAGAGTACATCCTGCGTTCGTGGTCGCTCGTGAAGATGGGCACCACCGCGAACCAGAAGAAGCTGTTCTTCAACCTGCGCAAGGCCAAGAGCAAGATCAACGCACTGGACGAAGGCGATCTGCGCCCCGACCAGGTGAAGATCATTGCCAAGCGCCTCGGCGTCACCGATCAGGACGTGATCGACATGAACCGCCGCCTCGGCGGCGACGCGTCGCTCAACGCACCGATCCGCGACGACGGCGAAGCTGGCGAATGGCAGGACTGGCTGGTCGACAACACGCCCAACCAGGAAGCCATGCTGGCCGAGCACGAGGAATATGACGAACGCCGGGACGCCCTGAACGGCGCCATGGGCGTGCTCAATCCGCGCGAACGCCGCATCTTCGAGGCCCGCCGCCTCGCCGATGAGCCGATGACGCTGGAAGACCTCGCCGCCGAGTTCGGCGTGTCGCGCGAGCGCGTCCGCCAGATCGAGGTCCGCGCCTTCGAGAAGGTGCAGTCCGCGGTCAAGGGTACGATCGCAAGGGCCGAACAGGCCGCGCTGGAAGCCGCGCACTGA
- a CDS encoding peptidoglycan recognition family protein: protein MISRLLAAILTALLLIGPAAAGDAELAKLARAAGTPDIPGLKIVWLAPWGNVHSARPWRNIIVHQTEGPAGSARGGAQAQAKNPTRRGVTVWVETDGTVYWAVAENLVPTHGDGANRNDNKYVDNSSTFRQVVRGNSIGVEFAGNYPDVTTGPTEAQVAAWRVLVRVLRARYDIPSDRVYAHNWIDYKDARYCEGCWLATLARVRGE from the coding sequence ATGATTTCTCGCCTGCTCGCGGCCATTCTCACCGCTCTCCTTCTGATCGGCCCCGCTGCTGCCGGGGACGCCGAACTCGCAAAGCTCGCACGCGCCGCTGGCACGCCCGACATTCCCGGCCTGAAGATCGTCTGGCTGGCGCCATGGGGCAACGTTCATAGCGCACGACCCTGGCGCAACATCATCGTGCACCAGACCGAAGGGCCGGCGGGCTCGGCGCGCGGTGGCGCGCAAGCGCAGGCGAAGAACCCTACGCGGCGCGGCGTCACGGTGTGGGTCGAGACCGACGGCACGGTCTATTGGGCGGTCGCGGAAAACCTGGTGCCGACCCATGGCGACGGCGCCAACCGCAACGACAACAAGTACGTCGACAACAGCTCGACCTTTCGCCAGGTCGTGCGCGGCAATTCGATCGGCGTCGAGTTCGCCGGTAACTACCCTGATGTGACGACCGGCCCGACCGAGGCCCAGGTCGCGGCTTGGCGCGTGCTCGTCCGGGTCCTGCGTGCGCGCTACGACATCCCGTCTGACCGCGTCTATGCGCACAACTGGATCGACTACAAGGACGCGCGCTATTGCGAGGGCTGCTGGCTTGCAACGCTGGCGAGGGTGCGGGGGGAGTGA
- a CDS encoding FAD-binding domain — MKIAISGAGIAGGTLAYWLLRAGYEPLLIERAPTLRRGGYVMDFWGVGYDVAERMGILPGVREAGYQVENVRFLDDNGRKVGGFAVDALRDLTRGRLTSVERGALAAEIYRSIEGRVETIFDDQITAIDQHESGVRITLQSGETRDVDVVVGADGLHSRVRELTFGPEHRFEKDLGYRFAVFESAGYRPRDENAYLIHAATSRQIARFSLRDDATLFLLVFKSGLMKGGEPRNTSEIQTLLRSVFADAGWESARILAAMDTAEEIYFDRVSQIRLPSWHEGRVALVGDAGVAVSFLAGEGAGLAMAEAYVLAGELARAKGDYQTAFPAYESRLRSFVEDKQRNAEGFASTFVPETQFGIWLRNHATKLMALPGAANLMLGRSLRDDITLPDFLMD; from the coding sequence ATGAAAATCGCCATCAGCGGAGCGGGGATTGCCGGGGGAACGCTGGCCTATTGGCTGCTGCGCGCAGGATACGAGCCACTCCTGATCGAGCGCGCACCGACCCTCAGAAGAGGCGGCTATGTGATGGATTTCTGGGGCGTCGGGTACGATGTCGCCGAGCGGATGGGGATTCTCCCCGGGGTGCGCGAGGCTGGCTATCAGGTGGAGAACGTCCGCTTTCTCGACGACAACGGGCGTAAGGTCGGTGGCTTTGCGGTCGATGCGCTGCGCGACCTGACCAGGGGACGACTCACGAGCGTAGAGCGGGGTGCGCTGGCAGCCGAAATCTATCGTTCGATCGAGGGTCGCGTCGAGACGATCTTCGACGACCAGATCACGGCAATCGATCAGCACGAAAGTGGCGTCCGGATCACGCTGCAGAGCGGTGAGACGCGCGATGTCGACGTCGTCGTTGGCGCCGACGGACTGCATTCGCGGGTGCGGGAGCTGACATTCGGCCCCGAGCACCGTTTTGAGAAGGATCTCGGCTATCGGTTTGCCGTGTTCGAGAGTGCCGGCTATCGACCTCGCGACGAAAACGCCTACCTCATCCACGCCGCAACATCGCGTCAGATCGCCCGCTTCTCGCTGCGCGATGACGCAACTCTCTTCCTGCTCGTCTTCAAGAGCGGACTGATGAAAGGCGGCGAACCCCGCAACACGTCGGAGATCCAGACGCTGCTGCGATCCGTATTTGCCGATGCGGGATGGGAATCAGCTCGGATCCTTGCCGCGATGGACACTGCCGAGGAGATCTATTTCGACCGGGTCAGCCAGATCCGCTTGCCATCCTGGCATGAGGGACGCGTCGCGCTCGTCGGAGACGCCGGCGTGGCCGTATCCTTCCTGGCAGGCGAAGGAGCCGGGCTTGCAATGGCCGAGGCCTATGTTCTTGCCGGAGAGCTCGCACGCGCCAAGGGTGACTATCAAACGGCGTTTCCCGCCTATGAAAGCCGGCTGCGGTCGTTCGTGGAGGACAAACAACGCAATGCGGAAGGTTTTGCCTCGACTTTTGTTCCGGAGACGCAGTTCGGCATCTGGCTGCGCAACCATGCAACCAAGCTGATGGCCTTGCCCGGCGCAGCCAATCTGATGTTGGGACGAAGCCTTCGTGATGACATTACGTTGCCCGACTTCTTGATGGACTGA
- a CDS encoding GFA family protein translates to MAAFRGSCLCGEIAFEVEGPFDRFLNCHCSRCRKATGTAHACEVIVNAGALRWLRGEASVARFHLPNARSFATAFCRICGSPMPHLTRSGREAIIHAGAFDEPLGATPDRHVQWASRAAWYVHGDTLPVED, encoded by the coding sequence ATGGCTGCATTCCGGGGAAGCTGCTTGTGCGGCGAGATCGCATTCGAGGTCGAGGGTCCGTTCGACCGCTTCCTCAACTGCCATTGCTCACGCTGCCGCAAGGCGACCGGGACGGCCCATGCCTGCGAGGTCATCGTGAACGCCGGGGCGCTGCGATGGTTGCGCGGTGAAGCATCCGTCGCACGCTTCCATCTGCCCAACGCGCGCAGCTTTGCGACCGCGTTCTGCAGGATTTGCGGCAGCCCGATGCCGCACCTCACGCGCAGCGGCCGCGAGGCGATCATTCATGCCGGCGCGTTCGACGAGCCGCTGGGTGCGACGCCCGACCGGCATGTGCAGTGGGCTTCGCGCGCGGCGTGGTATGTGCACGGGGATACGCTGCCGGTCGAGGATTGA
- a CDS encoding response regulator, producing MGQARPLQATALIVEDDVMQREMLSLLLEESGYRVIQCESAEAAERVLDKSAGALCLMLTDVQLAGPMTGVELAYLAKDRNPKLDVVVTSGRPLMQPLPEGAKFWAKPWAPLDVLREAEIAQLP from the coding sequence ATGGGACAGGCACGGCCACTTCAAGCAACTGCGCTGATCGTTGAGGACGATGTCATGCAGCGGGAGATGCTGAGCCTGTTACTGGAGGAGAGCGGCTACCGGGTCATCCAGTGCGAGAGCGCCGAGGCCGCCGAGCGCGTGCTCGACAAGAGCGCTGGCGCGCTCTGCCTGATGCTGACCGACGTCCAGCTTGCCGGCCCGATGACCGGAGTCGAGCTCGCATACCTCGCCAAGGATCGCAATCCCAAGCTCGACGTCGTCGTTACCTCCGGCCGCCCCCTGATGCAGCCCCTGCCTGAGGGCGCGAAGTTCTGGGCAAAACCCTGGGCGCCGCTCGACGTTCTGCGCGAGGCCGAGATCGCCCAACTGCCCTGA
- a CDS encoding TetR/AcrR family transcriptional regulator, translated as MSRRLEKLDAKRQRRLFESAAEEFAAHGFDGASLNRILEKSGMSKSSLYYYFDDKADLFTTLIERSMAVLFREIGVFDPAALTAETFWRTFEELYRRAVVIFCKNDWLVQFGGMFYRLRSDPRKGSATGRIFQVARNWVTIIIERGQALGVVRNDLPQSLLIDSTMSLLESLDRWVVSHWSELDAAEKDAMPRKHIALFRRLLAAEALYSVQENLPQASSPP; from the coding sequence ATGAGTCGCCGTCTCGAAAAGCTTGATGCCAAGCGCCAGCGACGCCTGTTCGAGAGTGCCGCGGAGGAATTCGCGGCACATGGCTTCGACGGCGCCTCGCTCAATCGGATCCTCGAAAAATCGGGAATGAGCAAAAGCTCGCTCTATTATTATTTCGACGACAAGGCCGATCTGTTCACGACGCTGATCGAGCGATCGATGGCAGTTTTGTTCCGGGAGATCGGTGTCTTCGACCCCGCAGCGCTCACGGCTGAAACATTCTGGCGGACGTTCGAGGAGCTCTACAGGCGCGCCGTCGTCATCTTCTGCAAGAACGATTGGCTCGTGCAGTTCGGCGGCATGTTCTACCGTTTGCGCAGCGATCCACGGAAAGGATCTGCCACAGGGCGCATCTTTCAGGTGGCGCGCAATTGGGTCACCATCATCATCGAGCGCGGCCAGGCCCTTGGCGTGGTGAGGAACGACTTGCCGCAATCCCTGCTGATCGATTCGACGATGTCGCTTCTGGAGTCGCTCGATCGTTGGGTGGTCTCGCATTGGAGCGAGCTCGACGCCGCCGAGAAAGACGCGATGCCGCGAAAGCACATCGCATTATTCCGGCGCCTGCTTGCCGCCGAAGCGCTGTATTCCGTCCAGGAAAATCTGCCTCAAGCGTCCTCCCCGCCTTGA
- a CDS encoding amidohydrolase family protein has protein sequence MSGLVISGGRVVDPASGMDAVGDVAVVDGRIAAVGSSLGDAERVIDATGLVVAPGFIDLHAHGQSIPADRMQAFDGVTTTLDLEAGVLPVGSWYERQARKGRVLNYGAATNWAFARIGAMTGSNAESSLEAFGNAMRDRRWMDNVASDAEVSGILERLGRGLNEGGIGIGILNAYAPGAGVQELTAVCQLAAAQNVPTFTHVAYMSRIDPESAAEAYIRLIGYAGATGAHMHICHFNSSSKTDVERCRVLIAKAQAQGLPITVEAYPYGTGSTVLAAAFFSDPEFVERNGTGYDSVQRVTDGHRFSGREELLKAQAEEPSSLVLWHILDVESNAHHRDLLDMSVLYPGGAIASDAMPWTLPDGRTYTGDAWPLPEDATSHPRSAGCFTKFIREWVRERKTVSLLEGVRKCTLIPAEILSQSTPAMRAKGRFDRGADADVVVFDYEKLSDRATFTAMNRPSEGVRHLIVSGQPLIADGVLDVTARPGRPVRRPVLEG, from the coding sequence ATGAGCGGCTTGGTGATCTCTGGCGGTCGGGTGGTGGATCCCGCGAGCGGCATGGATGCCGTCGGCGACGTGGCGGTGGTGGACGGCAGGATCGCCGCGGTCGGCTCTTCGCTCGGCGACGCCGAGCGGGTGATCGATGCCACCGGGCTCGTGGTTGCGCCCGGCTTCATCGACCTGCACGCGCACGGCCAGTCGATCCCGGCCGATCGCATGCAGGCGTTCGACGGCGTGACGACGACGCTCGATCTCGAAGCGGGCGTGCTGCCGGTCGGGTCCTGGTATGAGCGCCAGGCCAGGAAGGGCCGCGTGCTGAACTACGGCGCCGCCACCAACTGGGCGTTTGCGCGCATCGGCGCGATGACGGGCTCCAATGCGGAGAGCTCGCTCGAGGCGTTCGGCAACGCGATGCGCGATCGCCGCTGGATGGACAACGTCGCGAGCGATGCGGAGGTCTCGGGCATTCTCGAACGTCTCGGGCGCGGCCTCAACGAGGGCGGCATCGGCATCGGTATTCTGAACGCCTACGCGCCGGGCGCGGGCGTGCAGGAATTGACAGCGGTCTGCCAGCTCGCGGCGGCGCAGAACGTGCCCACCTTCACCCATGTCGCCTACATGTCGCGCATCGATCCCGAAAGCGCGGCGGAAGCCTATATCCGCCTGATCGGCTATGCCGGCGCCACCGGCGCGCACATGCACATCTGCCACTTCAACTCGTCGAGCAAGACCGACGTCGAGCGTTGCCGCGTGCTGATCGCGAAAGCGCAGGCCCAGGGCCTGCCCATTACGGTCGAAGCCTATCCCTACGGCACCGGCTCGACGGTGCTGGCGGCGGCGTTCTTCAGCGACCCGGAGTTCGTCGAGCGCAACGGCACCGGCTACGATTCCGTGCAGCGCGTGACCGACGGCCATCGCTTCAGCGGTCGCGAGGAGCTGCTCAAGGCGCAGGCCGAAGAGCCGTCCTCGCTGGTGCTCTGGCACATCCTCGACGTCGAGAGCAACGCGCATCACCGCGACCTGCTCGACATGTCCGTGCTGTATCCCGGCGGCGCGATCGCCTCCGATGCGATGCCGTGGACGCTGCCCGACGGTCGCACCTATACCGGCGATGCCTGGCCGCTGCCTGAAGATGCCACCTCGCATCCGCGCTCGGCCGGCTGCTTCACGAAATTCATCCGTGAATGGGTGCGCGAGCGCAAGACGGTGTCGCTGCTGGAAGGCGTGCGCAAATGCACGTTGATCCCCGCAGAGATCCTGTCGCAGAGCACGCCGGCGATGCGGGCCAAGGGCCGGTTCGACAGGGGCGCCGATGCCGACGTCGTCGTGTTCGACTACGAGAAGCTCTCGGACCGCGCCACTTTCACGGCGATGAACCGTCCCTCGGAAGGCGTGCGGCATCTGATCGTCAGCGGTCAGCCGTTGATCGCCGACGGCGTGCTGGATGTGACCGCGCGGCCGGGTCGGCCCGTACGCCGTCCCGTCCTCGAGGGGTGA
- a CDS encoding GTP-binding protein → MPVPILLVTGFLGAGKTTVVNHLLAHADGRRIAAIVNDFGAINIDAELIAGAGDGVVSLANGCICCSLEGDLLRTLSTLLRRDSKPDYIVIETSGVADPADIVRNLMDPVILREAPLETVLCVIDAGMPSSALDDALQRSQLRVADIVALSKLDLADEGAGPRMRAAIRAQRVPAVVVDATHGEIPSALLFPAHVDRAVAAPREPGSKRPAEERFETLSWISDRPVSLPRLQQAIGRLAPRLARAKGLFETIEQPGRQVMFQFAGGRATLAPGEAPTAGVPRARVVFIAELGVLSKAELDEIMAACIADG, encoded by the coding sequence ATGCCGGTCCCCATTCTCCTGGTGACGGGCTTTCTGGGGGCAGGCAAGACTACGGTCGTCAACCATCTGCTGGCGCATGCGGACGGACGGCGCATCGCCGCAATCGTCAACGATTTCGGCGCCATCAACATCGATGCGGAGCTGATTGCGGGCGCCGGCGACGGCGTCGTCAGCCTTGCCAATGGCTGCATCTGCTGCTCGCTGGAAGGCGATCTCTTGCGCACGCTCTCGACGCTGCTGCGTCGCGATTCGAAGCCCGACTATATCGTCATCGAGACCAGCGGCGTCGCCGACCCTGCCGACATCGTCCGCAATCTGATGGACCCGGTGATCCTGCGCGAGGCGCCGCTGGAGACCGTGCTTTGCGTGATCGACGCGGGGATGCCGTCATCAGCGCTGGATGACGCGCTCCAGCGTTCGCAGCTCCGCGTCGCCGACATCGTCGCGCTCAGCAAGCTCGACCTTGCGGACGAGGGCGCGGGGCCGCGGATGCGCGCGGCCATTCGCGCGCAGCGCGTTCCTGCCGTGGTGGTCGATGCGACGCACGGCGAGATTCCATCCGCGCTGCTGTTCCCCGCGCATGTCGACCGCGCGGTGGCCGCGCCGCGCGAGCCCGGGTCGAAGCGCCCGGCGGAGGAGCGCTTCGAGACGCTGAGCTGGATCTCGGATCGGCCGGTCTCGCTGCCGCGCCTGCAGCAGGCCATCGGCCGGCTGGCGCCGAGACTCGCCCGCGCTAAAGGCCTGTTCGAGACGATAGAACAGCCCGGCCGGCAGGTGATGTTTCAGTTCGCCGGCGGCCGCGCCACGCTGGCCCCGGGTGAAGCGCCGACGGCGGGCGTGCCGCGCGCGCGGGTCGTCTTCATCGCCGAGCTCGGGGTGCTGTCGAAGGCCGAGCTCGATGAAATCATGGCGGCGTGCATTGCGGATGGGTAG